The Candidatus Methylomirabilis limnetica genome has a window encoding:
- a CDS encoding AbrB/MazE/SpoVT family DNA-binding domain-containing protein, protein MVKRLTKHGNSLALVIDRGVLDLLEIDADTPLSMTTDGKCLIVTPVRDPERQKQFRAALEEGHRKYGKMLKRLAD, encoded by the coding sequence ATGGTGAAGCGCCTAACCAAGCATGGCAATAGCTTGGCTCTTGTGATCGATCGTGGGGTATTAGACCTTCTTGAGATCGATGCCGACACCCCCCTATCGATGACAACCGACGGGAAGTGCCTGATCGTCACCCCGGTGCGGGACCCGGAGAGACAGAAACAGTTTCGCGCTGCACTTGAGGAAGGACACCGGAAATACGGAAAGATGCTCAAACGACTGGCAGATTAG
- a CDS encoding type II toxin-antitoxin system death-on-curing family toxin, with translation MAPVFLSLDEVIEIHWDMIERYGGSAGIRDMGLLQSAVAMPQAGFGSEFLHADLFEMAAAYLFHIVQNHPFIDGNKRVGSMAAFTFLKLNGLTLAAPETDFELVVLEVARGRLNKAAIVEFLKTHSHR, from the coding sequence ATGGCGCCCGTCTTCCTCAGTCTTGATGAGGTCATAGAGATCCATTGGGACATGATCGAACGGTATGGCGGAAGCGCTGGCATCCGCGACATGGGCCTGTTGCAGTCGGCTGTTGCCATGCCCCAGGCCGGCTTTGGGAGTGAGTTTCTGCACGCTGATCTCTTCGAGATGGCCGCTGCCTACCTATTCCATATTGTACAAAACCACCCATTTATCGATGGCAACAAGCGCGTCGGATCGATGGCCGCTTTCACATTCCTCAAGCTTAACGGGCTGACACTTGCCGCCCCTGAAACCGACTTCGAGTTGGTCGTTCTGGAGGTTGCGCGGGGACGACTCAACAAAGCCGCGATCGTCGAGTTCCTCAAAACGCACTCCCACCGTTAG